A genomic segment from Malus domestica chromosome 05, GDT2T_hap1 encodes:
- the LOC103405695 gene encoding uncharacterized protein At4g06744-like has translation MATFSFFSSLLISTFLVHLCLYHYKVEALEIIIGGGGGEASPPAPSPEYEDCPPPPPPPCPPPPSLPPPPPPSLPLPPPPKLQSPPPPLPPKLPPPPSSGPFESERLEVAFNVVKRFVAKIKSDPKGFAKTWKGPNVCRYKGFVCAVHPVYKQKTVSGIDINGAMLGGDNNKLPLDGFLDKLEDLVFFHANSNNFTGSVPIGTAMLRYFYELDLSNNKLSGGFPYEVLTATNLTFLDLRFNFFAGPVPARVIKLDVDVLFLNNNCFTQQIPDDLGSSPAHYFTFANNNFTGPIPRSIGQASRTLYEVLFLGNKLSGCLPYEIGYLNQATVFDASSNCLTGPIPASFACLAKIEFLNLAKNQLYGPVPEMVCMLSNLENLSLADNYFTEVGPECQKLIDRKKLDVSRNCILDQPNQRINEECATFFSMPIKCPNEKEMINIPCKRPYSGSNEKKSDHLPRAPLSYGTLVPHRL, from the exons ATGGCtaccttctctttcttttcttcactTTTGATCTCAACATTTTTGGTGCATTTATGTTTGTACCATTATAAGGTTGAAGCCTTGGAGATAATCATAGGTGGAGGAGGAGGTGAGGCCAGCCCTCCTGCTCCCTCCCCCGAATACGAAGATTGTCCTCCCCCTCCTCCCCCTCCATGCCCGCCTCCACCATCACTgccaccacctcctcctccaTCACTGCCATTGCCTCCACCTCCAAAACTACAGTCTCCACCACCGCCACTGCCACCAAAATTACCGCCACCACCTTCCTCCGGCCCCTTTGAAAGCGAGCGACTTGAAGTTGCCTTCAATGTGGTTAAAAGGTTCGTAGCAAAAATCAAGTCCGACCCAAAGGGCTTCGCAAAGACATGGAAAGGTCCAAATGTTTGCAGATACAAGGGCTTTGTCTGCGCCGTTCATCCTGTCTACAAGCAGAAAACAGTGTCTGGTATAGACATCAACGGGGCTATGTTGGGTGGTGACAACAATAAACTTCCACTCGATGGCTTCCTTGACAAGTTAGAAGACTTGGTGTTCTTCCATGCAAACTCCAACAACTTCACAGGCTCAGTCCCGATTGGCACTGCCATGCTTCGATACTTCTACGAGCTCGATCTCAGCAACAACAAGCTATCCGGAGGGTTTCCGTACGAGGTTTTAACAGCAACAAATTTGACATTTTTGGACCTCCGGTTCAACTTCTTTGCCGGTCCAGTCCCAGCCCGAGTCATCAAACTAGACGTTGATGTGCTATTCCTCAACAACAACTGTTTCACTCAGCAGATCCCTGACGATCTTGGCTCCTCACCTGCCCATTACTTCACTTTTGCCAACAACAATTTCACCGGTCCGATCCCAAGAAGCATTGGTCAAGCATCCAGAACCCTTTATGAGGTTCTCTTCCTTGGGAACAAACTTTCAG GGTGTCTGCCTTATGAAATTGGGTACCTAAATCAGGCCACCGTATTCGACGCGAGTTCCAACTGCTTAACAGGCCCAATCCCAGCGTCATTTGCTTGCTTGGCCAAGATTGAGTTTCTAAATTTGGCCAAGAACCAGCTCTACGGACCAGTGCCTGAGATGGTGTGCATGTTGTCTAACCTGGAGAACTTGTCTTTGGCAGACAACTATTTCACAGAGGTCGGTCCAGAGTGCCAGAAATTGATTGACAGAAAGAAACTTGATGTTAGTAGGAACTGCATTTTGGACCAACCAAATCAGAGAATAAACGAGGAATGTGCTACTTTCTTCTCCATGCCTATAAAGTGTCCCAACGAGAAGGAAATGATTAACATTCCTTGTAAAAGACCGTATTCCGGATCAAACGAGAAGAAGTCCGATCATCTGCCACGAGCTCCACTGTCTTACGGTACTCTTGTACCACATAGGCTTTGA